The proteins below are encoded in one region of Tautonia rosea:
- a CDS encoding mandelate racemase/muconate lactonizing enzyme family protein, with amino-acid sequence MTIVELEVCPLIGATVDGGWPQGHEPQENLHTLVILRTEDGLEGLGSCFTSGSLVSGAIELLWPMLKGASAEEPERVSETLRQSSFWQGRGGSVEHAISGIDLALWDLMGKICGQPVSRLLGGDYRQSIKPYGSILFDEPEPLCKTLADVVERGFRAIKLGWRPFGRRDRKFDELLVKTARREVGDEVDLMVDAGGSEQFWPHGVNWARNTAEMLADYAIVWFEEPLPPDDIEGYAQLTRVSPVPIAGGEVLTRRQSFMPWIERRAVDILQPDCTKNGGLTESRRIAWMASEHNLQVVPHGWNTAVGLAADLQFSAAIPVARYVEYLTPCAYLDAITVEPFRLDDRGHLEIPRSPGLGIELDPDALKRFSPTRKVFR; translated from the coding sequence GTGACGATTGTGGAGCTGGAGGTCTGCCCGCTGATTGGGGCGACGGTGGACGGGGGCTGGCCCCAGGGGCATGAGCCTCAAGAAAACTTGCATACTCTCGTCATTCTCCGCACCGAGGACGGACTGGAAGGGCTGGGGAGTTGCTTTACGTCGGGCTCCTTGGTTTCAGGAGCAATTGAACTGCTCTGGCCGATGCTTAAAGGGGCCTCGGCGGAGGAGCCGGAACGGGTCTCGGAGACGCTTCGGCAGTCGAGCTTCTGGCAAGGTCGCGGTGGATCGGTCGAACACGCCATCAGTGGGATTGACCTCGCCCTGTGGGACCTGATGGGGAAGATCTGCGGTCAGCCGGTTTCGCGACTGCTTGGAGGGGATTACCGTCAATCGATTAAGCCTTATGGGTCGATTCTTTTTGACGAACCCGAGCCCCTTTGCAAGACACTGGCCGATGTGGTGGAACGAGGGTTTCGAGCGATCAAGCTCGGCTGGCGACCATTTGGGCGTCGGGATCGCAAATTCGACGAGCTGCTCGTGAAGACGGCTCGGAGGGAGGTGGGAGACGAGGTCGATTTGATGGTCGACGCAGGTGGGAGCGAGCAATTCTGGCCGCACGGGGTGAACTGGGCTCGTAACACGGCTGAAATGCTGGCGGATTATGCCATCGTCTGGTTCGAGGAACCTTTGCCTCCGGATGACATTGAAGGATACGCGCAACTCACTCGGGTTTCGCCGGTACCGATTGCAGGAGGAGAAGTCCTCACGAGAAGACAGTCGTTCATGCCCTGGATTGAGCGACGCGCGGTTGACATTCTCCAACCCGACTGCACGAAGAATGGCGGCCTGACTGAGTCGAGGCGGATCGCATGGATGGCGAGTGAGCATAATCTTCAGGTCGTACCTCACGGCTGGAATACGGCGGTCGGCCTGGCTGCGGACCTTCAATTCTCAGCGGCGATTCCGGTGGCCCGCTACGTCGAATACCTGACGCCGTGTGCGTACCTTGATGCGATTACAGTGGAGCCATTTCGACTTGACGATCGGGGCCACCTGGAAATCCCCAGGTCGCCAGGGTTGGGAATTGAGCTGGACCCCGACGCATTGAAACGGTTCTCGCCAACGCGAAAGGTGTTTCGATGA